From a single Camelus bactrianus isolate YW-2024 breed Bactrian camel chromosome 11, ASM4877302v1, whole genome shotgun sequence genomic region:
- the DKK1 gene encoding dickkopf-related protein 1 gives MTTLGTVGAARVLVALVAAALCSHPLLGVSATLNSVLVNSNAIKNLPPPLGGAAGHPGSAVSAAPGILLEGGNKYQTVDNYQPYPCAEDEECSTDEYCASPTRGAGSGAQICLACRKRRKRCMRHAMCCPGNYCKNGICMPSDHNHFHRGEIEETIIESFGNDHSTLDGYPRRTTLSAKMYHSKGQEGSVCLRSSDCATGLCCARHFWSKICKPVLKEGQVCTKHRRKGSHGLEIFQRCYCGEGLSCRIQKDHHQASNSSRLHTCQRH, from the exons ATGACGACTCTGGGCACAGTAGGTGCTGCCCGGGTCTTGGTAGCCCTGGTAGCTGCGGCTCTTTGCAGCCACCCTCTGCTCGGAGTGAGCGCCACCTTGAACTCGGTTCTCGTCAATTCCAACGCCATCAAGAACCTGCCCCCACCGCTGGGCGGCGCTGCCGGGCACCCAGGCTCCGCAGTCAGCGCTGCTCCCGGAATTCTGTTGGAGGGCGGCAACAAGTACCAGACGGTTGACAACTACCAG CCATACCCATGTGCCGAGGACGAGGAGTGCAGCACTGATGAGTACTGCGCGAGTCCCACCCGCGGAGCGGGCTCCGGTGCGCAAATCTGCCTCGCCTGCAGGAAGCGCCGAAAACGCTGCATGCGTCATGCTATGTGCTGTCCTGGGAATTACTGCAAAAATG GAATATGTATGCCTTCTGATCACAATCATTTCCATCGAGGGGAAATTGAGGAAACCATTATTGAAAGCTTTGGTAATGATCACAGCACCCTGGATGGGTACCCCAGAAGAACTACACTGTCTGCAAAAATGTATCATAGCAAAG GACAAGAAGGCTCTGTCTGTCTCCGATCATCAGACTGTGCCACAGGGTTGTGTTGTGCTAGACATTTCTGGTCCAAAATCTGTAAACCTGTCCTCAAAGAAGGTCAAGTGTGCACCAAGCACAGGAGAAAAGGCTCCCACGGGCTGGAGATATTCCAGCGTTGTTACTGCGGAGAAGGCCTGTCCTGCCGGATACAGAAAGATCACCATCAAGCCAGTAATTCTTCTCggcttcacacctgtcagagacACTAA